From a region of the Corallococcus coralloides DSM 2259 genome:
- a CDS encoding RNA methyltransferase, whose protein sequence is MRPGAELTVVLHQTRSPDNLGAVCRVMANFGFERLVLSEPVVQDFSLAEKMAVKGGHILSGMRVTPTLQEALEDCVYVVGTTSRTQVEKRTPLTPEDAARRLAEESTRGRVALLFGGEQRGLSDEDLTHCQDLLVIPTSDVQPSMNLAQSSAVLLYLCHRQGLTSEPALPQEEEAGARLGTLNALSGRMRAAMLAADFLNPQAPEHVLHELERTLMRARLTQREAELWLNAFKHLGRAVAPGTSRE, encoded by the coding sequence ATGCGTCCAGGTGCGGAGCTGACTGTCGTCCTTCATCAGACCCGTTCACCCGACAACCTGGGGGCTGTCTGCCGGGTCATGGCGAACTTCGGTTTCGAACGTCTCGTCCTCTCGGAACCCGTGGTCCAGGACTTCAGTCTGGCGGAGAAGATGGCCGTGAAGGGCGGCCACATCCTTTCGGGCATGCGCGTCACACCCACCCTCCAGGAGGCCCTGGAGGACTGCGTGTACGTGGTGGGCACCACGTCGCGCACCCAGGTGGAGAAGCGCACCCCGCTGACGCCGGAGGACGCGGCGCGGCGGCTGGCGGAGGAGAGCACGCGGGGGCGGGTGGCGCTCCTGTTCGGCGGGGAGCAGCGCGGGCTGTCCGACGAGGACCTCACCCACTGCCAGGACCTGCTCGTCATCCCCACGTCGGACGTGCAGCCGTCCATGAACCTGGCGCAGTCCTCCGCGGTGCTCCTGTACCTCTGCCACCGGCAGGGGCTCACGTCCGAGCCCGCGCTGCCCCAGGAAGAGGAGGCCGGCGCGCGGCTGGGGACGCTCAACGCGCTGAGCGGGCGCATGCGCGCGGCGATGCTGGCGGCGGACTTCCTCAACCCGCAGGCGCCGGAGCATGTGCTGCACGAGTTGGAGCGGACGTTGATGCGTGCGCGGCTGACCCAGCGAGAGGCGGAGCTGTGGCTCAACGCCTTCAAGCACCTGGGCCGCGCGGTGGCGCCGGGGACCTCCCGCGAGTGA